A region from the Nostoc sp. HK-01 genome encodes:
- a CDS encoding glycosyl transferase family protein translates to MSISLCMIVKNEETALPKCLNSVKDFVDEMVVLDTGSSDRTAEIAQQFGAKVHHFQWSNNFSTARNAALKYVTGDWVLVLDADEILTPSIVPQLQEVIQSDEYILINLIRQEVGAIQSPYSLVSRLFRNHPEIRFERPYHALVDDSVAAILQKEPHWQVGYLQGVAILHTGYQKSAIAQNNKSVKAQAAMLEFLSTHPNDPYVCSKLGALYVETGKISQGVELLQRGLNQATGQSVPQKNLACIAANQSEENYEILYELHYHLGIAYNHLKKPQLSLEHYQAAIKLPIYPMLKLGAYNNLGNLLKDAGDLNSAKKAYETALKIDPDFVTGHYNLGMTLKALNLFTDAIACYQKAIRLNPYYAEAYQNLGVVQLKVGNLQASKTAFKNAILLHEQQHNLEEAKRLRQGLYEIGLIR, encoded by the coding sequence ATGAGTATTAGTCTGTGCATGATTGTGAAAAATGAAGAAACTGCGCTACCAAAGTGCCTGAATAGTGTTAAAGATTTTGTTGATGAAATGGTAGTTTTAGATACAGGCTCTAGCGATCGCACTGCCGAAATTGCCCAACAATTTGGGGCAAAAGTACATCATTTTCAATGGTCAAATAACTTTAGTACTGCCCGCAATGCAGCTTTAAAATATGTCACTGGTGATTGGGTGCTGGTTTTAGATGCGGATGAAATATTGACTCCCAGCATTGTGCCACAGTTGCAAGAGGTAATCCAAAGTGATGAATATATCTTAATTAATCTGATCCGCCAAGAAGTAGGTGCAATTCAATCTCCCTATTCTTTAGTTTCGCGGTTGTTTCGCAATCATCCCGAAATTCGCTTTGAACGGCCTTATCATGCTTTAGTCGATGACAGTGTAGCGGCAATTTTACAAAAAGAACCTCATTGGCAAGTCGGTTATTTGCAGGGTGTAGCGATTCTGCATACAGGATATCAGAAGAGTGCGATCGCCCAAAATAATAAATCGGTCAAAGCTCAAGCCGCAATGTTAGAGTTTCTTTCCACCCATCCCAATGATCCTTATGTTTGCAGTAAACTAGGGGCGCTCTACGTTGAAACTGGCAAAATCTCTCAAGGTGTAGAGTTATTGCAACGTGGACTCAACCAAGCAACTGGTCAGTCAGTACCGCAAAAAAACTTAGCTTGTATAGCAGCAAATCAATCAGAAGAAAACTACGAAATCTTATATGAACTCCACTATCATTTAGGCATTGCTTATAATCATTTAAAAAAGCCACAACTATCCCTAGAACATTATCAAGCTGCCATTAAATTACCAATTTATCCGATGCTAAAATTGGGAGCATATAACAATTTAGGCAACTTACTTAAAGATGCAGGCGATTTAAACAGTGCCAAAAAAGCTTACGAAACAGCTTTAAAGATTGACCCAGATTTTGTGACTGGACACTATAACTTAGGAATGACATTAAAGGCTTTGAACTTGTTTACTGATGCGATCGCTTGTTATCAAAAAGCTATCAGATTGAATCCTTATTATGCAGAAGCATATCAGAATTTAGGTGTAGTGCAGCTAAAAGTTGGCAATCTCCAAGCTAGTAAGACAGCTTTTAAAAATGCCATTCTGCTACACGAACAACAGCATAATCTCGAAGAAGCAAAAAGACTGCGCCAAGGTTTATACGAAATAGGATTAATCAGATAA
- a CDS encoding TPR repeat-containing serine/threonine protein kinase: MLGQTVGGRYQILTQLGRGGFGTTFVAQDMQRPGNPQCVVKQFKPLANDPYTLNAAKRFFDLEAAILEMLGKHDQIPQLLAHFAENEEFFLVQEFIPGHDLKQELPPYSDKLTESAVIQLLKDLLAVLAFVHQNHVIHRDIKPENIRRRESDGKIVLIDFGAVKQVSTQMTSTSGQTSFTVAIGTPGYMPSEQANSNPHLSSDIYAVGIIAILALTGINPAAGSHSLPRNPATGEIDWRNKVKVSPQFASILDKMVRYDFRQRYPTAESVLQALEMLDKAPLTKLQQSLPKRFVMGLGITVAVAVGVIILSQLKINTTNFLNYAAQGVKINYPENWSVQATPNAVTQDIVTFLSPKQSDADQFPEILTIRVEPLSSTLDESKDLFIREVKNTIDDAQIESSHETTLANKRANQLVFTGKSDTGRLKSLQVWTLQNDNAYIITYTANLEDYQKFLPIVEKMIQSFVIE; the protein is encoded by the coding sequence ATGCTGGGTCAAACGGTCGGGGGACGCTACCAAATTCTGACTCAATTGGGACGAGGCGGATTTGGCACGACTTTTGTAGCTCAAGATATGCAACGACCGGGAAATCCCCAGTGTGTTGTCAAGCAATTTAAGCCACTGGCTAATGATCCCTACACTTTAAATGCAGCTAAACGCTTTTTTGATTTAGAAGCCGCTATTTTGGAAATGTTAGGGAAACATGACCAAATTCCGCAATTATTGGCTCACTTTGCCGAAAATGAAGAATTCTTTTTAGTGCAGGAATTTATTCCCGGTCATGATCTCAAACAAGAACTCCCACCTTACAGTGATAAATTAACTGAATCTGCTGTTATTCAACTGTTAAAAGACCTACTGGCTGTTTTAGCATTTGTGCATCAAAATCATGTCATTCATCGTGACATTAAACCTGAGAATATTCGCCGCAGAGAATCAGATGGCAAAATAGTTTTAATTGACTTTGGAGCAGTTAAACAAGTTAGTACCCAAATGACTAGCACCTCTGGGCAAACAAGTTTTACTGTGGCTATTGGTACACCTGGTTATATGCCGAGTGAACAAGCTAATAGCAATCCCCATTTAAGTAGCGATATCTATGCAGTGGGTATCATTGCTATTTTGGCTTTAACAGGGATAAATCCAGCCGCTGGTAGTCATTCATTACCCAGAAACCCAGCTACAGGGGAAATTGATTGGCGTAACAAAGTCAAAGTTAGCCCACAGTTTGCCAGTATTTTAGATAAAATGGTGCGCTATGATTTTCGTCAGCGTTATCCTACAGCCGAGTCAGTATTGCAAGCATTAGAAATGCTGGACAAAGCACCATTAACTAAACTACAACAATCTTTGCCAAAAAGATTTGTGATGGGCTTAGGAATTACAGTAGCAGTTGCAGTCGGAGTGATAATTTTATCTCAACTGAAAATTAACACAACTAACTTTCTCAACTATGCTGCTCAGGGAGTAAAAATTAACTATCCTGAAAATTGGTCAGTCCAAGCAACACCCAATGCAGTGACTCAAGATATAGTCACATTTTTATCACCTAAACAAAGTGATGCTGACCAGTTTCCCGAAATTTTGACTATTAGAGTCGAACCACTTTCTAGTACTTTAGATGAGTCAAAAGATTTATTTATTCGAGAAGTTAAAAATACTATAGATGATGCCCAAATAGAAAGTTCCCATGAAACAACACTGGCAAATAAACGGGCAAACCAACTAGTATTTACAGGGAAGAGTGATACTGGTCGGTTAAAAAGTCTACAAGTTTGGACTTTACAAAATGATAATGCCTATATCATTACTTATACTGCAAACCTGGAAGATTATCAAAAATTTTTGCCGATAGTGGAAAAAATGATTCAATCTTTTGTGATTGAATAA
- a CDS encoding putative arsenical pump-driving ATPase yields the protein MRVILMTGKGGVGKTSVAAATGLRCAELGYRTLVLSTDPAHSLADSFDLDLGHAPKQIRPNLWGAELDALQELEGNWGAVKRYITQVLQARGLEGVQAEELAILPGMDEIFSLVRMKRHYDEGDFDVLIIDSAPTGTALRLLSLPEVGGWYMRRFYKPFQNISVALRPLVEPIFKPIAGFSLPDKEVMDAPYEFYEQIEALEKVLTDNTQTSVRLVTNPEKMVIKESLRAHAYLSLYNVATDLVIANRIIPPEVEDPFFQRWKQNQEEYRQEIHENFHPLPVKEVPLFSEEMCGLAALERLKDILYKDEDPSQVYYKETTVRVVQEQNEYSLELYLPGIPKHQIQLSKTGDELNITIGNHRRNLVLPQALAALQPASAKMEEDYLRIRFVNNTRV from the coding sequence ATGCGCGTAATTTTGATGACAGGCAAAGGCGGTGTGGGAAAAACCTCTGTTGCTGCCGCTACGGGACTTCGTTGTGCAGAACTTGGCTACCGTACACTCGTTTTGAGTACAGATCCTGCACACTCCCTAGCTGATAGTTTTGATTTAGACCTGGGTCATGCACCCAAACAAATTCGCCCAAATTTGTGGGGTGCAGAACTGGATGCACTGCAAGAACTCGAAGGTAATTGGGGCGCTGTGAAGCGCTACATTACCCAAGTTTTACAGGCGCGAGGTTTAGAAGGAGTCCAGGCGGAAGAATTGGCGATCTTACCAGGGATGGATGAAATTTTCAGCTTGGTAAGAATGAAACGCCACTATGATGAAGGGGATTTTGATGTTTTAATTATTGACTCAGCCCCCACTGGTACAGCTTTGCGTTTGTTGAGTTTGCCAGAAGTCGGTGGCTGGTATATGCGCCGCTTTTACAAACCGTTTCAAAATATCTCGGTAGCACTGCGTCCTTTAGTGGAACCAATTTTTAAACCTATTGCGGGTTTTTCTTTACCCGACAAAGAGGTAATGGATGCACCTTACGAGTTTTATGAACAAATTGAAGCACTGGAAAAAGTATTAACAGATAACACCCAAACTTCTGTGCGTCTTGTCACTAATCCAGAAAAGATGGTGATTAAAGAATCGCTACGCGCTCATGCTTATTTAAGTCTGTACAATGTAGCTACAGATTTAGTCATTGCTAATCGGATTATTCCTCCAGAAGTAGAAGATCCATTCTTTCAGCGTTGGAAACAAAATCAAGAAGAATATCGTCAAGAAATTCACGAAAATTTCCATCCTCTACCTGTCAAAGAAGTGCCGCTTTTCTCAGAAGAAATGTGTGGCTTGGCAGCCTTAGAAAGACTGAAGGATATTCTCTACAAAGATGAAGACCCTAGTCAAGTTTATTACAAAGAAACAACAGTTAGAGTGGTGCAAGAACAAAACGAATACAGTTTAGAACTGTATTTGCCAGGTATCCCAAAACACCAAATTCAACTCAGTAAAACAGGTGATGAGTTAAACATTACAATTGGCAACCATCGCCGCAACCTCGTACTGCCACAAGCTTTGGCAGCGCTCCAACCTGCTAGTGCCAAGATGGAAGAAGATTATTTAAGAATCCGCTTTGTCAATAATACTAGAGTTTAA